A DNA window from Pogona vitticeps strain Pit_001003342236 chromosome 2, PviZW2.1, whole genome shotgun sequence contains the following coding sequences:
- the LOC144586685 gene encoding uncharacterized protein LOC144586685, protein MAPQGFKQCVICSQKIPLSDGHDKCLFCLGESHQDQSCIACKGFSKQAIKLRCQRLRSFLYEKTLSPNMENVSLTALSLPRAEASKQNCPADQPLLTISVLVNAKDASKPPKAKLPSRPAKKKATDKPKRAEKPTKLPIVPPPAPSILLEESSREAIGLSDAEEHIPLAQMAQDNMCMLPNSGRFEAEPDASRAVAHPSPRYSGRADTESPSEQESDHETPRKRTAKRKNIAPYQPRDGGDGYRPQGPPQFGHPFYAPFHPYPYQGYAYQPEPQAQVLWHHTVAPSIPCQPHTQQDFSTPQAPSRKRQFPTVPTALPKRAKYSGGHPLVRATTLYFGPDARNTVPFSQSTQSDVERHSTKAFSFDCLAVV, encoded by the coding sequence atggcccctcagggcttcaagcagtgtgtcATCTGCTCCCAGAAAATTCCCTTATCAGATGGACacgataaatgcttgttttgtcttggagaatcacatcaagatcagtcttgcattgcttgcaaaggtttttcaaagcaagcGATTAAGCTAAGGTGCCAAAGGCTTCGGTCTTTCCTTTATGAAAAGACTCTGTCTCCAAATATGGAAAACGTCTCCCTCACAGCACTGTCCCTACCGCGTGCTGAAGCCTCTAAACAAAACTGTCCGGCAGACCAACCACTGCTTACCATCTCTGTGCTGGTTAACGCTAAGGACGCTTCCAAACCTCCAAAAGCCAAACTGCCTTCTCGCCCTGCAAAAAAGAAGGCCACCGATAAGCCTAAGAGAGCGGAGAAACCGACTAAGTTGCCTATTGTACCTCCTCCCGCTCCTTCAATATTGCTCGAGGAGTCTTCGAGGGAAGCAATTGGACTCTCTGATgcagaggagcacattcctttagcccagaTGGCTCAGGACAATATGTGCATGTTGCCAAACTCGGGCCgatttgaggctgagccagaTGCCAGCCGGGCCGTTGCCCATCCAAGCCCTCGATACTCAGGGCGGGCTGATACCGAGTCTCCATCTGAACAGGAGTCTGATCATGAAACTCCTAGGAAGCGCACCGCAAAGCGCAAAAATATCGCTCCGTACCAGCCTCGGGATGGAGGCGATGGGTACCGTCCGCAAGGACCACCACAGTTTGGCCACCCTTTTTATGCTCCATTCCATCCGTATCCATACCAAGGCTACGCTTACCAGCCGGAGCCTCAGGCACAGGTACTGTGGCACCATACTGTGGCTCCCTCTATCCCGTGTCAGCCACATACTCAACAGGACTTTTCTACGCCTCAAGCACCATCTCGCAAGAGGCAATTTCCCACGGTACCTACAGCACTTCCCAAGCGTGCTAAGTACAGTGGCGGACACCCTTTGGTTCGAGCCACGACGCTCTACTTCGGTCCTGATGCCCGCAATACTGTGCCCTTCTCCCAGTCCACCCAATCGGATGTGGAAAGACACAGTACCAAGGCGTTCTCCTTCGATTGCCTCGCAGTCGTCTAA